A portion of the Patagioenas fasciata isolate bPatFas1 chromosome W, bPatFas1.hap1, whole genome shotgun sequence genome contains these proteins:
- the LOC136114485 gene encoding LOW QUALITY PROTEIN: lung adenoma susceptibility protein 2-like (The sequence of the model RefSeq protein was modified relative to this genomic sequence to represent the inferred CDS: inserted 1 base in 1 codon), with translation MSKQQFFVKCSLRDDLLVFPTDGSLLFDLSKSKHPRSAWNSRSLNRSCCPYQTSSLDAKSAFGLXEDGKAVARQNPHKDLSKKTDRVFKADGCDAVASKGSSRPLSLEGNAFSMRNYPRWLTSQKSALSVSGISSIPDLHYPAWLKSYNLFPDSTKSDGQNVNVQGKASSSQISEILRKRHSGDQDTSNCFEQNICWDLRGDNKVERSCNSDPDNCFPFNNLFSRRIKKPFREDQLEFLASKVWRVQPKMCQVLWKMPQVLLQGAERSWENAPAVS, from the exons ATgtcaaaacaacagttcttcgttaaatgttccttacggGATGATCTGTTGGTATTTCCTACAGACGGGTCGCTGCTTTTCGACCTTTCGAAATCAAAGCATCCACGCAGTGCCTGGAACAGCCGGTCGCTTAATAGGTCTTGCTGCCCTTACCAAACCTCGTCGCTCGATGCCAAAAGCGCTTTTGGTC TAGAGGACGGGAAAGCTGTTGCTCGCCAGAATCCGCACAAAGACTTGAGCAAAAAGACAGATCGAGTGTTTAAAGCTGATGGGTGCGATGCTGTCGCCTCTAAAGGAAGTTCCAGACCCTTGTCTTTGGAAGGTAATGCTTTTTCCATGAGGAATTACCCGCGGTGGCTCACCAGCCAGAAATCTGCCCTGAGCGTGTCAGGGATAAGCAGCATCCCTGATTTGCACTACCCAGCCTGGCTCAAGAGTTACAACCTCTTTCCTGATTCAACTAAAAGCGATGGGCAAAATGTTAACGTACAAGGCAAAGCTTCCTCTTCACAGATTTCGGAGATCCTGCGAAAAAGACACTCTGGAGATCAAGACACTTCTAATTGTTTTGAACAGAACATTTGCTGGGATCTAAGAGGTGATAATAAAGTAGAACGAAGTTGCAACTCTGATCCAGATAACTGCTTCCCATTTAATAACTTGTTCTCAAGACGCATCAAAAAGCCATTCAGAG AAGACCAGCTGGAGTTCCTTGCCTCGAAGGTCTGGAGGGTTCAACCCAAGATGTGCCAGGTACTCTGGAAAATGCCGCAAGTCCTACTACAGGGAGCAGAAAGATCATGGGAAAACGCTCCAGCTGTTTCGTAA